In the Pirellulales bacterium genome, GCGTGGCGTTTTTTCGCCGCTGTACGATTCCTTCTAAACCCATCAGCGCGCCGGCTCGAACGCGAACTCGTTGATTAGGCTCCAATCGAGATTCAACGGTCAATGGAGTGCCGCGATCGATCAAGTGCTGCACGTTGCGCAAATCGCGTTGCAGGCGCCGGCCGTCATCGACAAGCAGGGTCTGCGAAATTCGATTCGTCATCAGCGCCCGCGTGCGATCGCTGGGTGATCCATAGATGAATACGTAGCCGGTGAACAGCGGAACCTGTGAGTGGACGGGGCGTCCACGGATCAGCAGCCGGCGGCGGACGAGCGGCAAATAAAACGGAATCTCGCGCTGCAACAAATCGCGGGCGAGGCTTTTCTCTTGGCGGGATCGAGTGTAGAGCACCCACCAATTCGACGCGCCCGATTCGACCTTCGTCGATTCCAGAGTGCAATTCGAATGCTCGAAATCGAGCAGATCTGGAGGGAAAACATTCGGCTCACGAGCAAGAATCGGCATCGTCCAATTCTCCAGGAGGCACGCATACTGAACGCGAGTATATTAAAACACGACCCACCTTCCCAGTTGGTCCATTGTACTTCACACGCCCCCCTTTGGCGAGCAAAGGGTGTATTCTCACTGAAAAATATCAGCCAAATTCTATCTTCGAAACAAGATATTTTTCGGCCTTGCCGGGTGAGGCCGAGCAGCAGCGGACTTCGACAAAATATTCAATACGTGAGTTCCGCGTTCGGCGCAGCGCTAATTACGAAAAGCCGCGTCAACGACCGTTGACAATAGAGTACAGCGCGAATGACGCCGCGTTAGAAATACACGGAATGCCAAATCCGCGCAATCACTACAATCCAAGGAACCATTGAGGAGCGCAACGCAGA is a window encoding:
- a CDS encoding antitermination protein NusG produces the protein MPILAREPNVFPPDLLDFEHSNCTLESTKVESGASNWWVLYTRSRQEKSLARDLLQREIPFYLPLVRRRLLIRGRPVHSQVPLFTGYVFIYGSPSDRTRALMTNRISQTLLVDDGRRLQRDLRNVQHLIDRGTPLTVESRLEPNQRVRVRAGALMGLEGIVQRRKNATRIAVWINMLQQGVSVEIEDYLLEPLD